Proteins encoded together in one Lysinibacillus sp. FSL K6-0232 window:
- a CDS encoding ABC transporter ATP-binding protein, giving the protein MFDVLSKLGWFFKQYWKQYTIAIILLIIASGLEVVPPYLLGSIIDILTAGDMTTAILTKYILIFIGIIIGGYILNFVWQFRLFEGAINLEKILRRNLMQHFLRMTPTFYEKNRTGDLMARATNDLNAVSLTAGFGIMTLIDSTIYMGCIIFAMGYMISWKLTFFAMLPVPIMAILIQYLGKIVHERYMKAQDAFGELNDSVLESIAGVRVVRAYVQEKKDEASFAQMSEEVYAKNMHTAKINALFGPITKVGTGISYVVALGYGAHLVATEAMTVGQLVTFNVYLGLAVWPIFAIGELINVMQQGNASLDRVQETLNYQADVQNIANPQMIATPKAIGFEDLTFQYPMSQVKNLQQISLSLKKGQTLGIVGKTGAGKTTFLRQLLREYPIGQGQLFMDGIDIATQTKEQVLDWIGYVPQDHILFSRTIRENILFGKEDATQAELQQAIRAAYFEKDLENLPMGLETLVGEKGVSLSGGQKQRVSIARALIKDPEILMLDDSLSAVDAKTEAKIIENIQRERHGKTTIITTHRLSGIQHADQIIVLDNGHIVEQGTHEELLAQQGWYKEQFDRQQLEGGAS; this is encoded by the coding sequence ATGTTTGACGTCTTAAGTAAATTAGGTTGGTTTTTTAAACAATATTGGAAGCAGTATACCATCGCGATTATTCTGCTGATTATTGCCAGTGGCTTAGAGGTTGTTCCCCCATATTTGCTTGGCTCGATTATTGATATATTGACGGCTGGTGATATGACAACAGCTATTTTAACGAAGTATATCTTGATTTTTATTGGCATTATTATTGGTGGCTATATTTTAAATTTTGTCTGGCAATTTCGATTATTTGAAGGGGCAATTAACCTTGAGAAAATTTTACGTCGAAATTTAATGCAGCATTTTTTACGTATGACCCCAACATTTTATGAGAAAAATCGTACAGGGGATTTAATGGCACGTGCAACGAACGATTTAAACGCTGTATCCTTAACGGCTGGCTTCGGTATTATGACGTTGATTGATTCAACGATTTATATGGGCTGTATTATTTTTGCGATGGGCTATATGATTTCATGGAAGCTTACATTTTTTGCGATGTTACCTGTGCCCATTATGGCTATTCTCATTCAATATTTAGGGAAAATCGTACATGAACGCTATATGAAGGCACAGGATGCCTTTGGTGAGCTCAATGATAGTGTGCTTGAATCTATAGCAGGTGTTCGTGTTGTGCGTGCCTATGTCCAGGAGAAAAAGGATGAGGCTAGCTTTGCACAGATGAGTGAAGAGGTGTATGCCAAAAATATGCATACAGCTAAAATTAATGCCTTATTTGGTCCCATTACGAAAGTAGGTACAGGAATTAGCTATGTTGTAGCACTTGGCTATGGCGCTCATTTAGTAGCGACGGAGGCGATGACGGTTGGGCAGCTTGTCACATTTAATGTTTATTTAGGGTTAGCTGTTTGGCCAATATTTGCAATTGGCGAGCTTATTAATGTAATGCAACAGGGGAATGCCTCCTTGGATCGTGTACAGGAAACATTGAACTATCAAGCAGATGTTCAAAATATTGCGAATCCACAAATGATTGCGACACCTAAAGCGATTGGATTTGAGGATTTAACATTCCAATATCCAATGAGTCAGGTTAAAAACCTACAGCAAATTTCGCTGTCATTGAAAAAAGGGCAAACACTTGGCATTGTTGGTAAAACAGGAGCAGGAAAAACAACCTTCCTGCGACAACTATTGCGAGAGTACCCAATTGGTCAAGGTCAGCTATTCATGGATGGCATCGATATTGCTACCCAAACGAAGGAGCAAGTGCTGGATTGGATTGGCTATGTGCCGCAAGACCATATACTTTTCTCGCGTACGATTCGTGAAAATATTTTATTTGGGAAAGAGGATGCTACTCAGGCTGAATTGCAGCAGGCGATTCGTGCAGCCTATTTTGAAAAGGATTTGGAAAATTTACCAATGGGGCTTGAAACACTGGTTGGTGAAAAGGGTGTATCACTTTCAGGTGGTCAAAAACAGCGTGTATCCATTGCGCGTGCATTAATTAAAGACCCTGAAATTTTAATGCTGGATGATTCATTATCTGCTGTAGATGCAAAAACAGAGGCAAAGATTATTGAAAATATTCAGCGAGAGCGTCATGGTAAAACAACCATTATTACAACGCATCGTTTATCAGGTATTCAGCATGCAGATCAAATTATTGTTTTGGATAATGGACACATTGTAGAGCAGGGTACACATGAGGAGCTTCTTGCACAACAGGGATGGTATAAAGAGCAATTTGACCGTCAGCAGCTAGAGGGAGGTGCTTCATGA
- a CDS encoding ABC transporter ATP-binding protein — MSTSQRLIRYAMYFKKPIVWGLIFLTIAVFTELVGPFIAKHIIDHHMTIGHIDIKPITWLLLVYLLLAIATAIFRYFMYIYLQIGANRVIQKLRKDVFEHIQTLPIQYFDNLPAGKIVARVTNDTEAVRNLYVQVLSNFVTSFISIIGVYIALFILNWKMAMLALTMIPVVYLWMILYRKFASKYNDVIRTKIADINAMINESIQGMTIIQAFRREQQMTKEFDAMNNEHYAYERKLLVLDSATSFNLVNTLRLMMFTIFIFYFGTQSLTVTEVISAGTLYAFVDYLTKLFNPITNIVNQFSQLERSLVAGKRVFEVLDIKGEPVSEQSLPRYQGNVVFNDVSFAYKGNDYVLKNLSFEAHQGETIALVGHTGSGKSSIMNLLFRFYDPSKGKITIDGIDITAVPRQTMREHMGIVLQDPYLFTGTIASNVSLNNPAISREKVEASLKAVGGEQVLASLPNGYDEPVIEKGSTLSSGQRQLISFARALAFDPAILILDEATSNIDTETEEIIQHAMDVLKKGRTTFIIAHRLSTIKNADRILVLDRGEIVENGTHDELLALGGIYKKMYQMQANSLQ; from the coding sequence ATGAGTACGAGTCAACGTTTAATACGCTATGCGATGTATTTTAAAAAGCCGATAGTATGGGGCTTAATTTTCCTGACAATCGCTGTTTTTACAGAGCTTGTTGGGCCTTTTATTGCGAAACATATTATTGATCATCATATGACAATCGGTCATATTGATATAAAGCCGATTACATGGTTGCTATTAGTTTATTTACTATTAGCTATTGCCACTGCGATATTCCGCTATTTTATGTATATTTATTTGCAAATAGGTGCAAACCGCGTGATTCAAAAACTACGCAAGGATGTGTTTGAGCATATTCAAACATTGCCAATCCAATATTTTGATAACTTGCCAGCAGGGAAAATTGTGGCACGTGTAACAAATGATACGGAGGCTGTGCGTAATTTATATGTGCAGGTGCTTTCGAATTTTGTTACAAGCTTTATTTCTATTATTGGTGTGTATATTGCACTTTTTATTTTAAACTGGAAAATGGCGATGCTTGCATTAACAATGATACCTGTTGTTTATTTATGGATGATTTTATATCGCAAATTTGCCTCCAAATACAATGATGTCATTCGTACAAAAATCGCTGATATTAATGCTATGATTAATGAATCCATTCAAGGGATGACGATTATTCAGGCATTTCGCCGCGAGCAGCAAATGACAAAGGAATTTGATGCTATGAATAATGAGCACTATGCTTATGAGCGTAAGCTATTAGTGCTTGATTCAGCCACTTCCTTTAACCTTGTGAATACATTAAGGCTTATGATGTTTACCATTTTTATTTTCTATTTTGGCACACAGTCATTGACAGTGACTGAGGTAATTTCAGCAGGGACATTATATGCCTTTGTTGATTATTTAACAAAGCTCTTTAACCCGATTACGAATATTGTCAATCAATTTTCACAGCTTGAACGCTCACTTGTCGCGGGTAAACGTGTTTTTGAAGTGTTGGATATAAAAGGTGAGCCTGTATCTGAACAGAGCTTACCGCGCTATCAAGGGAATGTAGTGTTTAACGATGTTTCCTTTGCCTATAAGGGGAATGACTATGTATTAAAAAACCTGTCATTTGAAGCACACCAAGGAGAAACAATTGCTTTAGTTGGGCATACAGGCTCTGGAAAAAGCTCCATTATGAATTTATTATTCCGCTTCTATGACCCATCAAAAGGGAAGATTACAATTGATGGCATTGATATTACGGCTGTGCCTCGTCAAACAATGCGTGAGCATATGGGCATTGTGCTGCAAGACCCTTATTTATTTACAGGAACAATTGCCTCCAATGTTAGCTTAAACAATCCTGCCATCTCACGAGAAAAGGTAGAAGCTTCCTTAAAGGCTGTTGGCGGTGAGCAAGTGTTAGCAAGCCTGCCAAATGGCTATGATGAGCCAGTGATTGAGAAGGGCAGCACTTTATCCTCAGGGCAACGCCAGCTTATTTCCTTTGCACGGGCTCTTGCCTTTGATCCAGCAATTTTAATATTAGATGAAGCCACATCAAATATCGATACGGAAACAGAGGAAATTATTCAGCATGCCATGGATGTGCTGAAAAAAGGACGCACAACCTTTATTATTGCGCACCGACTTTCTACGATTAAAAATGCCGATCGCATCCTTGTGCTTGATCGAGGCGAAATTGTAGAAAATGGCACACACGATGAGCTACTAGCACTTGGCGGTATTTATAAAAAAATGTATCAAATGCAAGCCAATTCCTTGCAATAA